AAATCCTCTTTTGCATAATAGAGAAAATGTGGAGTTGGAACTATGTCTTGTCGACTGATACATGCACTGCACAAGTTCGAGATATTTGAAGGTTAATACTGTATATTTTAGCGTATTAGGTTTTCAAAATAAGTCCAATATCATTGATAACATCTTCTTATTGCAAAATTCTCATATTGTCATTATCTACTAATTtaggtttaattaaaataaataaaaaggaatccatATAGCTtgttataatttccatttttctttttcagtgacGACACCTGCTTTGATCGGGATATGCCTGGGCAGCACTTTTTTCTTGATATCCCTGGCTGCAGTCACTTGCTTCTGCTATCGCCGCCGATCATCGGGAAGCGCCTCTCAGAAGCTGACTTCAGTGCTGAAGAAGAGCCACCACCCAGACAAACCCCTGGTTCTCCGTAAACCGACGGCGGTCAAGAGCCCCAGCAGCGGCTCAGTCGGCGGTCCGGTTCTGATAAAAAAGAGCCCCAGCCCGACTCAGTCGAAGATATCCCCACCAGGAGGGAGCACCAGAACTTCTCCGACAGGCAACGGGCACAGATCACCTTCGAGCAAAGATGAGAAATGTGCGGCCGGCCTGTCCTCGAATCATTCCTCCAGGCAGAACTCGCCGAATGTCGAAGACAAGAATTACATAGAGAATGAGAACGAGAAGCTCAAAAACAGCAACAGGAAGGAAGACGTGGAGGACAACAAAGAAAAAGAAGTTCTGGTCGAAAAACAATGCAAATTAGGACAGCTGCATTTTAGGTGAGATATTTTTGaagcaagataattttttaatctactttttaaatgatggaatttttcatcttaatatcaaacaataaaatacaggaaaataatctttccttttttttttttatgcttctatATAGATTCTTACCATTTGAAATCCTTATGaaatgtacttttgaaaaaagttacagcatattttttttttaaaattacagttagTCATCCCGTTACAACAGAATTAAGCCGTATAAAAAGGGATTAAGTTATAGCCCTCGAAGGAAGTATGTAAACGACCgactttcttcataaaaatttcagcttctCTTTCTTAACCAAAAATTCAGTTATAGAAAGTCGCATGTCTTAGACCTTTCGAATTAGTGGTGCGGAGGACAAGCGAATCTGTAACTAAGACTTCGGCCGTTTGTTTCGCTTGTTTTGTAAAACATGCGGCATAAATGAAGGAccatttgcttaaattttatttcaaataattcataggaaaatttctttcttgttttgTACAAATATTACTTTGTAcatcaaactgaaaattttatttagaaaaaggaagtattgcatatcagaaaataaaagaacgtAGTCTTTACGTAATTTCATTAAGAGTAATTTACTGATAtgcattgaataataattttttatttgttatttgtggTATTTGATTACCAGTTTGTTCGTTGAGAATATTGGCTTCTCTGACtcttaaactattaattttaattgcattgttctaaaattatagtccattattaaataaaaatgaatttagtgAATAAGTCTATTATAAATCACCATGCTTGCAAATTAAAACACTACGAAATAAAGgcagaaatgaaaatcctatttcagAGTGAATGTCTGaagaaaataatgtcaaaatcaCGAGATTAAATGATTCGatacaacaattaaaataattaaatttttatcattattataaaattattgttacaaatttaaatcaaattaattttttaaaaaagttattaaaattagaaaataaaattgaacgaAATTCAACTGTATATCTTATAGAAGTtataactgaaaaacataaaaacttgctaaatttttaattaacttttagacATTGAAAAGGTgacaaataacttttttctcGTCTTGGAAAgtacattttatcaaaatcggATACAAACTGTTAACTTTtacaaaaagatttatatataaaaaattcatattatatataataatatattttggttgCACATAAAATTTAGTGTATATACCtgtgagatttttaaaatttttgaaaatatattgttttggtTTTGTAGATTGAAGTACAATCCTGAAAAGCTATCTTTGCAAGTGAGTATAGTGCGTTGCACCGACTTGCCGCCAAAGGATTCCAACAATGGATCATCAGATCCCTATGTCAAGCTTCAACTGCTTCCCGAGAAACAACACAAAGTGAAAACTAGAGTCTTGCGCAAGACTGTAGATCCTGTATACGACGAGGACTTCACATTTTACGGCATTAATCCAAACCAGTTACATGCGACGACACTCCATTTTGTAGTGCTCAGCTTCGACAGATACTCTAGGGATGACGTGATTGGTGAAGTAATATGTCCTCTGTCAGGAGTAGACTTTAAGGAATTGGAAAAGCAGTTAGAAATGACTAAAGAAATCACGCCGAGGAATCTGAAGGTAACTACTCACTTCTTACCGCTCAAAATTTCAAGTATGTGGTAGTGCCTtcgttataaataaattttggaaagatCATTCACTATTTGTATTTAACAACagaatttcctaaaaatattttcccttcttttaaaatgcaataaaatttcaaccGAGTTTCAATTTAATACCGGTTAtgaaaggttttttaaaaaaatctttttttttccctagaaatgtttttttaaataaaaaaaatttaatcatagtTCTGAagtaaaaagggttttaaatttgaaaaatgaatgaagaaagaGAAAACGATCAATAAGTAGACATGCACACATAAGGGGAAAaagctttgatttaaaaattcccgTTTTCACGAGACATCTATCTATCTTGTGAAAGAACTGTTAAGACATGCCAATTTAAAACCTGGTTTTAAAACTCAAATCATAACCTTAAATAGTGATAATACTTACATTGTAGCAAATCACACAATCCTTCAAAACCCCCCATCCATTATTAAAAGATACATAACTATATTGTGGACACTATTTCCTATGTCGTAAAGCATTAAGCTATCATATGTTACTGTACGTATAAATTCATCAACGAAACTTTTATAATAGCGAAAATTTTGAAGACATATCCGCTTGTTTCATCATAATCTTGATcggaaaatcacttaaaaaatttagCCCATTTCTTAGAGCAATATCTGGCCAATTTCCAAATAAGTACTTTtctataataaagttttaatgggttctgttaaaaattattcaatttagttAAATGATTTCAAGATAAGAAGGTGCGCACTTCCGAAAAactgagatattaaaaaaactaatgtctcgagtaaattaatattaagatgaCCAACATTGGTGAAGGAAAATCGGGATATAGAAAACATTAATTCTGGTGTTGGTGAAAAAGTAATTGTAATACACGTAAATAATAGTTAACGCTACCATTGTTGGATttttaagattcttaaaatattcctattaatCTTTCACTCtcttttgaaatagtaatttctaatatcagaaaaaaacatgaaatagaataaatttataaacaaaattcaatgtTATTTACCATCATGTTCATTGTtggtaaaattattgtttttaaatgacatatttttgaattaagcTGTAAGCAATCTGATTCATAATTACAGACTTCCGATGTTCCTTCTagtcaataactttttttaaatatcttattcataattataaaaataatgtttatctttctttttggAGATGTTATAAGTAGCGTTTCTCTACCGTGCTTAATTTTTaccatacatttatttaaatgtttcatctATTAAGTTCTACATAATTCATCTACTAAGAAAATTCTAATAGAATAGATTATTAAACAGtttgttataatatttgaaaaaagtttgttTTCTGTACTATAAGCTCAAACTTAtctataacaagaaaaaaaaaagcaaaagtaaatATACTTCATTATGTAGCTGAAGTTTatgtttcaaatacaaaattttttatttttatggattgaatatgaaaaaaaaaatgttataattggATTTCTTATTTGATAGCTATAgttcttcataaattattatgattaacaAAGATATTCAATTAAGTCTTTATTAAGCATATGAtctcattgttaatttttttgtattaaaaaaggaAAGTTACATTTTATCTCTTTGTGCTAaagtattaaaagataaaaatacttaaaaattaaataacctaaaaatagtttaaaaaattaaataataattatataattcaataatatattataatattttaatatagtatgtatgtataaattttttgcaatatttatacaatataataaaaaattttgcaaaatgcgGACGTTGTGAAGcaacagtttcaaaaatattcaatgaaactttaaaagaaattccttATTTTCATAATAGCTGATTAGCTTCACCCTCTTccaactcatttttattttcagatccgTTACCAAGGACGAGGCGAGCTTCTGGTGTCACTTTGCTATCAGCCGGCTGCAAATAGACTCACAGTTGTAGTTCTAAAAGCTCGCAATCTGCCCAAAATGGATTTCGCTGGCCTTTGTGGTGAGATGACATTCATTATTCTATGTTAGAATTTTGCAAGGATTTCTTACTCACGTTTTGATGTACTAaggctttgaaattttattctcttttactgaactgtatttttgataatgatgtactattttaatattatcagaatttcattatcagttaatcattaatttgatttttattcaattttcattaattccaCTTTAATGACAGTATTAGATatcaaatatgagaaaaattaattttaagttttcatattttaaataatgaataataaattaaaaatatatagacaaAAAGTATCTATTTTGATACACTaaatgctttcttaaaaatacttcttCTTTTATACTATGTACTAaggctttgaaattttattctcttttactgaactgtatttttgataatgatgtactattttaatattatcagaatttcattatcagttaatcattaatttgatttttattcaattttcattaattccaCTTTAATGACAGTATTAGATatcaaatatgagaaaaattaattttaagctttcatattttaaataatgaataataaattaaaaatatatagacaaAAAGTATCTATTTTGATACACTaaatgctttcttaaaaatacttcttttatacttctgtagtttttaaatttttttacacgattaaattttttcattgaattcatcgaattaaatattattttattatcttctatagtatatttcagtaaataatatatttatattatttatatatttacatatatattagcTATAATCTTTATTCTTCAAATACTACTACATATTCtgcataattcaaaattcatatgaaatatttaaaattcactaacctacttaaaataaaaatatagcaaactcATATGCTAAAAGccttcagtaattaaaaaaaactgcttataaattaatactataaatgcttataaatgaaTTGATCCATTTATAAgcatgaagatatttttattgtttttgacaTAGGATAGAACTATTGAAATATGAAGCTCctctaagtatttttttaaatgcatttaaattcaaaattcacaataatcatatttaatatatgcaaaaaatatatgatCATCCAACAAACTATTAACAAAATCTCTAATTATATTAATCctgatttaaataatgtattttataactaatgtattttttacttggAAGAAAAAGTCTTTATTGCAACTTTCATTCACTAGGAATTGTTGCTACAGATATACTACATTTTAAACATCATTTCTCATAAAAAAGCACCCTAAttcattttgagaatattttaaaaatatttttcatttatgctaatgaaatactttatttttataaattaatatttttatggtagaatattatttcctttcattCTTTTTGTTAGTCAAGCTCCTGTAATATATATTTCCCATTCTAAGGTGGTTTTATCGTAATTTTCtgttatgttattaatataaattttaaaatgaattttgagattttaaggatATATTACAAGCTATCATTTaaggaagcaatttttaattCGATTAACCTCTTacactaatttattaatttaattactttttttataattatttaaggatgaattttaaattccattctaaaatttattcatttggttattaattattaatccatttttttttcaatccctggcaagtattttttttgtttggtcacgtttaaataaaaatatttgaaacatagatttaatatattcTCTAATGCatcatttataacaataaaataacttatggtttttattctttaaccacaattacaatttttaatgattttt
Above is a genomic segment from Argiope bruennichi chromosome 1, qqArgBrue1.1, whole genome shotgun sequence containing:
- the LOC129967543 gene encoding synaptotagmin-4-like isoform X1 yields the protein MILRNLLASVVEDGPEIKAVEEVTTPALIGICLGSTFFLISLAAVTCFCYRRRSSGSASQKLTSVLKKSHHPDKPLVLRKPTAVKSPSSGSVGGPVLIKKSPSPTQSKISPPGGSTRTSPTGNGHRSPSSKDEKCAAGLSSNHSSRQNSPNVEDKNYIENENEKLKNSNRKEDVEDNKEKEVLVEKQCKLGQLHFRLKYNPEKLSLQVSIVRCTDLPPKDSNNGSSDPYVKLQLLPEKQHKVKTRVLRKTVDPVYDEDFTFYGINPNQLHATTLHFVVLSFDRYSRDDVIGEVICPLSGVDFKELEKQLEMTKEITPRNLKIRYQGRGELLVSLCYQPAANRLTVVVLKARNLPKMDFAGLCDPYVKIYLLYNNQRIAKKKTHVKKRTTNPVFNESFVFEVPYNEGLENISLEFLVLDWDRVTKNEVIGRLELGPKSGGPAQQHWNEVCNAPRRQIAEWHKLKE
- the LOC129967543 gene encoding synaptotagmin-4-like isoform X2 → MPPPGPADQIHVKVTTPALIGICLGSTFFLISLAAVTCFCYRRRSSGSASQKLTSVLKKSHHPDKPLVLRKPTAVKSPSSGSVGGPVLIKKSPSPTQSKISPPGGSTRTSPTGNGHRSPSSKDEKCAAGLSSNHSSRQNSPNVEDKNYIENENEKLKNSNRKEDVEDNKEKEVLVEKQCKLGQLHFRLKYNPEKLSLQVSIVRCTDLPPKDSNNGSSDPYVKLQLLPEKQHKVKTRVLRKTVDPVYDEDFTFYGINPNQLHATTLHFVVLSFDRYSRDDVIGEVICPLSGVDFKELEKQLEMTKEITPRNLKIRYQGRGELLVSLCYQPAANRLTVVVLKARNLPKMDFAGLCDPYVKIYLLYNNQRIAKKKTHVKKRTTNPVFNESFVFEVPYNEGLENISLEFLVLDWDRVTKNEVIGRLELGPKSGGPAQQHWNEVCNAPRRQIAEWHKLKE